A portion of the Canis lupus baileyi chromosome 6, mCanLup2.hap1, whole genome shotgun sequence genome contains these proteins:
- the PPFIA4 gene encoding liprin-alpha-4 isoform X6 — translation MCEVMPTINEGDPLGPPHGADADANFEQLMVNMLDEREKLLESLRESQETLAATQSRLQDALHERDQLQRHLNSALPQEFATLTRELSMCREQLLEREEEISELKAERNNTRLLLEHLECLVSRHERSLRMTVVKRQAQSPSGVSSEVEVLKALKSLFEHHKALDEKVRERLRAALERVTTLEEQLAGAHQQVSALQQGAGVRDGATEEEGTVELGPKRLWKDDAGRVEELQELLEKQNFELSQARERLVSLTASVAELEEDLGTARRDLIRSEEQSSKHQRDLREALAQKDDMEERITTLEKRYLAAQREATSIHDLNDKLENELANKESLHRQCEEKARHLQELLEVAEQKLQQTMRKAETLPEVEAELAQRIAALTKAEERHGNIEEHLRQLEGQLEEKNQELARVRQREKMNEDHNKRLSDTVDRLLSESNERLQLHLKERMAALEEKNTLIQELESSQRQIEEQHHHKGRLSEEIEKLRQEVDQLKGRGGPFVDGVHSRSRSGSAADVRFSLGTAPHAPSGLHRRYSALREESAKDWEPSPLPAAAPVFDSDPEISDVDEDEPGGLVGSVDVASPGGHSDAQTLAMMLQEQLDAINEEIRMIQEEKESTELRAEEIETRVSSGSVEALNLTQLRKRGSIPTSLTALSLASASPPLSGRSTPKLASRSAAQDLDRMGVMTLPSDLRKHRRKLLSPVSREENREDKATIKCETSPPSSPRTLRLEKLGHPALSQEEGRSALEDQGSNPSSSNSSQDSLHKGAKRKGIKSSIGRLFGKKEKGRLIQLSRDGATGHVMLTDSELGLQEPMVPAKLGTQAEKDRRLKKKHQLLEDARRKGMPFAQWDGPTVVSWLELWVGMPAWYVAACRANVKSGAIMSALSDTEIQREIGISNALHRLKLRLAIQEMVSLTSPSAPPTSRTSSGNVWVTHEEMETLATPTKTTLAYGDMNHEWIGNEWLPSLGLPQYRSYFMECLVDARMLDHLTKKDLRVHLKMVDSFHRTSLQYGIMCLKRLNYDRKELERRREESQHEIKDVLVWTNDQVVHWVQSIGLRDYAGNLQESGVHGALLALDENFDHNTLALVLQIPTQNTQARQVMEREFNNLLALGTDRKLDDGDDKVFRRAPSWRKRFRPREPHGLLGASAETLPAAFRVATLGPLQPPAAPPPKVTPEARSHYLYGHMLSAFRD, via the exons ATGTGCGAGGTCATGCCCACAATCAACGAGGGGGACCCCCTGGGTCCCCCCCATGGCGCCGATGCTGACGCCAACTTCGAGCAGCTGATGGTGAACATGCTGGATGAGCGGGAGAAGTTGCTGGAGTCCCTCCGGGAGAGTCAGGAGACCTTGGCTGCCACGCAGAGCCGGCTGCAGGACGCCCTGCACGAGCGGGACCAGCTGCAGCGCCACCTCAACTCCGCCCTCCCCCAG GAATTTGCCACCTTGACCCGGGAGCTGAGCATGTGTCGGGAGCAGCTTctagaaagggaggaagagatctcagagctgaaggcagagcggAATAACACCAGG ttACTCCTGGAGCATCTGGAGTGCCTGGTGTCACGCCACGAGCGGTCGCTGCGCATGACCGTGGTGAAGCGCCAGGCCCAGTCGCCGTCAGGGGTCTCCAGTGAGGTGGAGGTGCTGAAGGCCCTCAAGTCGCTGTTCGAGCACCACAAGGCCCTGGACGAGAAG GTGCGGGAGCGGCTCCGAGCGGCCCTGGAGCGTGTGACCACCTTGGAAGAGCAGCTGGCAGGTGCCCACCAGCAG GTGTCTGCCCtgcagcagggggcaggggttcGGGATGGAGCGACAGAAGAGGAGGGGACCGTGGAGCTGGGACCCAAGCGGCTGTGGAAG GACGACGCGGGCCGGGTGGAGGAGCTGCAGGAGCTCCTGGAGAAGCAGAACTTTGAGCTGAGCCAGGCTCGGGAGCGGCTGGTCAGCCTGACGGCGTCGGTGGCCGAGCTGGAGGAGGACCTGGGCACCGCGCGCCGGGACCTCATCAGGTCAGAGGAGCAGAGCAGCAAGCATCAGCGGGACCTCCGGGAG gccctggcccagaAGGACGACATGGAGGAGAGGATCACGACACTAGAGAAGCGCTACCTGGCTGCTCAGCGTGAGGCCACGTCCATCCACGACCTCAACGACAAGCTGGAGAATGAGCTGGCCAACAAGGAGTCCCTGCACCGCCAG TGTGAGGAGAAGGCCCGGCACCTGCAGGAGCTGCTGGAGGTGGCGGAGCAGAAGCTGCAGCAGACGATGCGCAAGGCGGAGACGCTGCCCGAGGTGGAGGCCGAGCTGGCGCAGAGGATCGCGGCCCTCACCAAG GCTGAAGAAAGGCACGGCAACATTGAGGAGCATCTGCGACAGCTGGAGGGTCAACTGGAGGAGAAGAACCAGGAGCTGGCGAGG GTGCGCCAGCGGGAGAAGATGAACGAGGACCACAACAAGCGGCTGTCGGACACCGTGGACAGGCTGCTCAGCGAGTCCAACGAGCGGCTGCAGCTGCACCTCAAGGAGCGAATGGCGGCCCTGGAGGAGAAG AACACGCTGATCCAGGAGCTGGAGAGCTCCCAGCGGCAGATCGAGGAGCAGCACCATCACAAG GGCCGCCTGTCTGAAGAGATTGAGAAGCTGCGCCAAGAGGTGGACCAGCTGAAGGGTCGAGGGGGGCCGTTTGTGGATGGCGTCCACTCCAG GTCGCGCTCAGGCAGTGCAGCGGATGTGCGCTTCTCCCTCGGCACAGCCCCCCACGCGCCCTCAGGCCTGCACCGCCGCTACTCGGCCCTGCGGGAGGAGTCTGCCaag GACTGGGAGCCGTCCCCACTGCCTGCCGCCGCCCCGGTCTTTGACAGTGACCCCGAGATCTCCGACGTGGATGAGGACGAGCCCGGGGGCCTGGTGGGCTCCGTGGACGTTGCCTCCCCCGGCGGCCACTCGGATGCGCAGACCCTGGCCATGATGCTGCAGGAGCAGCTGGACGCCATCAACGAAGAGATCAG GATGATCCAGGAGGAGAAGGAGTCCACGGAGTTGCGTGCCGAGGAGATTGAGACTCGAGTGAGCAGCGGCAGCGTGGAGGCCCTCAACCTGACTCAGCTGCGCAAGCGTGGCTCCATCCCCACCTCACTGACCGCCCTGTCCCTGGCCAGCGCGTCCCCTCCACTCAGTGGCCGCTCCACACCCAAGCTGGCCTCCCGCAGTGCTGCCCAGGACCTGGACCGCATGGGGGTCATGACCCTG CCCAGTGACTTAAGAAAACATAGGAGGAAGCTGCTG TCGCCAGTGTCTCGGGAAGAGAACCGAGAGGATAAAGCCACCATAAAATGTGAgacttctcctccttcctcacccaGGACGCTGCGGCTAGAGAAACTTGGCCATCCAGCCCTGAGCCAGGAAGAAGGCAGGAG TGCTTTGGAGGATCAGGGCAGCAAccccagcagcagcaacagcagccagGACTCCTTGCACAAGGGCGCCAAGCGCAAGGGCATCAAGTCGTCCATCGGCCGCCTGTTcgggaagaaagagaagggccGGCTCATCCAGCTGAGCCGGGACGGAGCCACGGGCCACG TCATGCTGACAGACTCCGAGCTTGGTCTGCAGGAGCCCATGGTGCCTGCCAAGCTGGGGACCCAGGCAGAGAAGGACCGGCGGCTGAAGAAGAA ACACCAGCTGCTTGAGGATGCTCGCAGGAAGGGAATGCCCTTCGCCCAGTGGGACGGCCCCACTGTGGTCTCCTGGCTGGAG CTCTGGGTGGGGATGCCTGCCTGGTACGTGGCCGCCTGCCGGGCCAACGTCAAGAGTGGCGCCATCATGTCGGCCCTGTCGGACACGGAGATCCAGCGTGAGATCGGCATCAGCAACGCCCTGCACCGCCTCAAGCTCCGGCTGGCCATCCAGGAGATGGTGTCGCTGACCAGCCCGtccgccccgcccacctcccggACC TCTTCTGGGAATGTCTGGGTCACCCACGAAGAGATGGAGACTCTGGCGACACCCACCAAGACA ACCCTGGCCTACGGGGACATGAACCACGAGTGGATTGGGAACGAGTGGCTCCCCAGCCTGGGGCTCCCCCAGTACCGCAGCTACTTCATGGAGTGCCTGGTGGATGCCCGCATGCTGGACCACCTCACCAAGAAGGACCTGCGGGTCCACCTGAAGATGGTGGACAGCTTCCACAG GACCAGTCTTCAGTACGGCATCATGTGTCTGAAGAGGCTCAATTACGACCGGAAGGAGCTAGAGAGACGACGGGAGGAAAGCCAGCATGAGATCAAGG ACGTGCTCGTCTGGACCAACGACCAGGTGGTGCACTGGGTGCAGTCCATTGGGCTCCGGGATTACGCAGGAAACCTGCAGGAGAGCGGCGTGCACGGAGCCCTGCTGGCCCTGGACGAGAACTTCGACCACAACACGCTGGCCCTGGTCCTGCAGATCCCCACGCAGAACACCCAG GCACGCCAGGTGATGGAACGAGAGTTCAACAACCTGTTGGCCTTGGGCACAGACCGGAAGCTGGATGAT GGCGACGACAAGGTGTTCCGCCGAGCACCGTCCTGGAGGAAGCGCTTCAGGCCGCGAGAGCCGCATGGCCTGCTCGGCGCCTCGGCAGAGACGCTCCCCGCCGCTTTCCGCGTGGCCACCCTggggcccctgcagccccccgcCGCGCCGCCTCCCAAGGTCACGCCCGAGG ctcGCTCCCACTATCTCTACGGTCACATGCTCTCCGCCTTCCGGGACTAG
- the PPFIA4 gene encoding liprin-alpha-4 isoform X2: MCEVMPTINEGDPLGPPHGADADANFEQLMVNMLDEREKLLESLRESQETLAATQSRLQDALHERDQLQRHLNSALPQEFATLTRELSMCREQLLEREEEISELKAERNNTRLLLEHLECLVSRHERSLRMTVVKRQAQSPSGVSSEVEVLKALKSLFEHHKALDEKVRERLRAALERVTTLEEQLAGAHQQVSALQQGAGVRDGATEEEGTVELGPKRLWKDDAGRVEELQELLEKQNFELSQARERLVSLTASVAELEEDLGTARRDLIRSEEQSSKHQRDLREALAQKDDMEERITTLEKRYLAAQREATSIHDLNDKLENELANKESLHRQCEEKARHLQELLEVAEQKLQQTMRKAETLPEVEAELAQRIAALTKAEERHGNIEEHLRQLEGQLEEKNQELARVRQREKMNEDHNKRLSDTVDRLLSESNERLQLHLKERMAALEEKNTLIQELESSQRQIEEQHHHKGRLSEEIEKLRQEVDQLKGRGGPFVDGVHSRSRSGSAADVRFSLGTAPHAPSGLHRRYSALREESAKDWEPSPLPAAAPVFDSDPEISDVDEDEPGGLVGSVDVASPGGHSDAQTLAMMLQEQLDAINEEIRMIQEEKESTELRAEEIETRVSSGSVEALNLTQLRKRGSIPTSLTALSLASASPPLSGRSTPKLASRSAAQDLDRMGVMTLPSDLRKHRRKLLSPVSREENREDKATIKCETSPPSSPRTLRLEKLGHPALSQEEGRSALEDQGSNPSSSNSSQDSLHKGAKRKGIKSSIGRLFGKKEKGRLIQLSRDGATGHVMLTDSELGLQEPMVPAKLGTQAEKDRRLKKKHQLLEDARRKGMPFAQWDGPTVVSWLELWVGMPAWYVAACRANVKSGAIMSALSDTEIQREIGISNALHRLKLRLAIQEMVSLTSPSAPPTSRTSSGNVWVTHEEMETLATPTKTDSEEGSWAQTLAYGDMNHEWIGNEWLPSLGLPQYRSYFMECLVDARMLDHLTKKDLRVHLKMVDSFHRTSLQYGIMCLKRLNYDRKELERRREESQHEIKDVLVWTNDQVVHWVQSIGLRDYAGNLQESGVHGALLALDENFDHNTLALVLQIPTQNTQARQVMEREFNNLLALGTDRKLDDGDDKVFRRAPSWRKRFRPREPHGLLGASAETLPAAFRVATLGPLQPPAAPPPKVTPEARSHYLYGHMLSAFRD, encoded by the exons ATGTGCGAGGTCATGCCCACAATCAACGAGGGGGACCCCCTGGGTCCCCCCCATGGCGCCGATGCTGACGCCAACTTCGAGCAGCTGATGGTGAACATGCTGGATGAGCGGGAGAAGTTGCTGGAGTCCCTCCGGGAGAGTCAGGAGACCTTGGCTGCCACGCAGAGCCGGCTGCAGGACGCCCTGCACGAGCGGGACCAGCTGCAGCGCCACCTCAACTCCGCCCTCCCCCAG GAATTTGCCACCTTGACCCGGGAGCTGAGCATGTGTCGGGAGCAGCTTctagaaagggaggaagagatctcagagctgaaggcagagcggAATAACACCAGG ttACTCCTGGAGCATCTGGAGTGCCTGGTGTCACGCCACGAGCGGTCGCTGCGCATGACCGTGGTGAAGCGCCAGGCCCAGTCGCCGTCAGGGGTCTCCAGTGAGGTGGAGGTGCTGAAGGCCCTCAAGTCGCTGTTCGAGCACCACAAGGCCCTGGACGAGAAG GTGCGGGAGCGGCTCCGAGCGGCCCTGGAGCGTGTGACCACCTTGGAAGAGCAGCTGGCAGGTGCCCACCAGCAG GTGTCTGCCCtgcagcagggggcaggggttcGGGATGGAGCGACAGAAGAGGAGGGGACCGTGGAGCTGGGACCCAAGCGGCTGTGGAAG GACGACGCGGGCCGGGTGGAGGAGCTGCAGGAGCTCCTGGAGAAGCAGAACTTTGAGCTGAGCCAGGCTCGGGAGCGGCTGGTCAGCCTGACGGCGTCGGTGGCCGAGCTGGAGGAGGACCTGGGCACCGCGCGCCGGGACCTCATCAGGTCAGAGGAGCAGAGCAGCAAGCATCAGCGGGACCTCCGGGAG gccctggcccagaAGGACGACATGGAGGAGAGGATCACGACACTAGAGAAGCGCTACCTGGCTGCTCAGCGTGAGGCCACGTCCATCCACGACCTCAACGACAAGCTGGAGAATGAGCTGGCCAACAAGGAGTCCCTGCACCGCCAG TGTGAGGAGAAGGCCCGGCACCTGCAGGAGCTGCTGGAGGTGGCGGAGCAGAAGCTGCAGCAGACGATGCGCAAGGCGGAGACGCTGCCCGAGGTGGAGGCCGAGCTGGCGCAGAGGATCGCGGCCCTCACCAAG GCTGAAGAAAGGCACGGCAACATTGAGGAGCATCTGCGACAGCTGGAGGGTCAACTGGAGGAGAAGAACCAGGAGCTGGCGAGG GTGCGCCAGCGGGAGAAGATGAACGAGGACCACAACAAGCGGCTGTCGGACACCGTGGACAGGCTGCTCAGCGAGTCCAACGAGCGGCTGCAGCTGCACCTCAAGGAGCGAATGGCGGCCCTGGAGGAGAAG AACACGCTGATCCAGGAGCTGGAGAGCTCCCAGCGGCAGATCGAGGAGCAGCACCATCACAAG GGCCGCCTGTCTGAAGAGATTGAGAAGCTGCGCCAAGAGGTGGACCAGCTGAAGGGTCGAGGGGGGCCGTTTGTGGATGGCGTCCACTCCAG GTCGCGCTCAGGCAGTGCAGCGGATGTGCGCTTCTCCCTCGGCACAGCCCCCCACGCGCCCTCAGGCCTGCACCGCCGCTACTCGGCCCTGCGGGAGGAGTCTGCCaag GACTGGGAGCCGTCCCCACTGCCTGCCGCCGCCCCGGTCTTTGACAGTGACCCCGAGATCTCCGACGTGGATGAGGACGAGCCCGGGGGCCTGGTGGGCTCCGTGGACGTTGCCTCCCCCGGCGGCCACTCGGATGCGCAGACCCTGGCCATGATGCTGCAGGAGCAGCTGGACGCCATCAACGAAGAGATCAG GATGATCCAGGAGGAGAAGGAGTCCACGGAGTTGCGTGCCGAGGAGATTGAGACTCGAGTGAGCAGCGGCAGCGTGGAGGCCCTCAACCTGACTCAGCTGCGCAAGCGTGGCTCCATCCCCACCTCACTGACCGCCCTGTCCCTGGCCAGCGCGTCCCCTCCACTCAGTGGCCGCTCCACACCCAAGCTGGCCTCCCGCAGTGCTGCCCAGGACCTGGACCGCATGGGGGTCATGACCCTG CCCAGTGACTTAAGAAAACATAGGAGGAAGCTGCTG TCGCCAGTGTCTCGGGAAGAGAACCGAGAGGATAAAGCCACCATAAAATGTGAgacttctcctccttcctcacccaGGACGCTGCGGCTAGAGAAACTTGGCCATCCAGCCCTGAGCCAGGAAGAAGGCAGGAG TGCTTTGGAGGATCAGGGCAGCAAccccagcagcagcaacagcagccagGACTCCTTGCACAAGGGCGCCAAGCGCAAGGGCATCAAGTCGTCCATCGGCCGCCTGTTcgggaagaaagagaagggccGGCTCATCCAGCTGAGCCGGGACGGAGCCACGGGCCACG TCATGCTGACAGACTCCGAGCTTGGTCTGCAGGAGCCCATGGTGCCTGCCAAGCTGGGGACCCAGGCAGAGAAGGACCGGCGGCTGAAGAAGAA ACACCAGCTGCTTGAGGATGCTCGCAGGAAGGGAATGCCCTTCGCCCAGTGGGACGGCCCCACTGTGGTCTCCTGGCTGGAG CTCTGGGTGGGGATGCCTGCCTGGTACGTGGCCGCCTGCCGGGCCAACGTCAAGAGTGGCGCCATCATGTCGGCCCTGTCGGACACGGAGATCCAGCGTGAGATCGGCATCAGCAACGCCCTGCACCGCCTCAAGCTCCGGCTGGCCATCCAGGAGATGGTGTCGCTGACCAGCCCGtccgccccgcccacctcccggACC TCTTCTGGGAATGTCTGGGTCACCCACGAAGAGATGGAGACTCTGGCGACACCCACCAAGACA GACAGTGAGGAAGGCAGCTGGGCTCAG ACCCTGGCCTACGGGGACATGAACCACGAGTGGATTGGGAACGAGTGGCTCCCCAGCCTGGGGCTCCCCCAGTACCGCAGCTACTTCATGGAGTGCCTGGTGGATGCCCGCATGCTGGACCACCTCACCAAGAAGGACCTGCGGGTCCACCTGAAGATGGTGGACAGCTTCCACAG GACCAGTCTTCAGTACGGCATCATGTGTCTGAAGAGGCTCAATTACGACCGGAAGGAGCTAGAGAGACGACGGGAGGAAAGCCAGCATGAGATCAAGG ACGTGCTCGTCTGGACCAACGACCAGGTGGTGCACTGGGTGCAGTCCATTGGGCTCCGGGATTACGCAGGAAACCTGCAGGAGAGCGGCGTGCACGGAGCCCTGCTGGCCCTGGACGAGAACTTCGACCACAACACGCTGGCCCTGGTCCTGCAGATCCCCACGCAGAACACCCAG GCACGCCAGGTGATGGAACGAGAGTTCAACAACCTGTTGGCCTTGGGCACAGACCGGAAGCTGGATGAT GGCGACGACAAGGTGTTCCGCCGAGCACCGTCCTGGAGGAAGCGCTTCAGGCCGCGAGAGCCGCATGGCCTGCTCGGCGCCTCGGCAGAGACGCTCCCCGCCGCTTTCCGCGTGGCCACCCTggggcccctgcagccccccgcCGCGCCGCCTCCCAAGGTCACGCCCGAGG ctcGCTCCCACTATCTCTACGGTCACATGCTCTCCGCCTTCCGGGACTAG
- the PPFIA4 gene encoding liprin-alpha-4 isoform X10 has protein sequence MCEVMPTINEGDPLGPPHGADADANFEQLMVNMLDEREKLLESLRESQETLAATQSRLQDALHERDQLQRHLNSALPQEFATLTRELSMCREQLLEREEEISELKAERNNTRLLLEHLECLVSRHERSLRMTVVKRQAQSPSGVSSEVEVLKALKSLFEHHKALDEKVRERLRAALERVTTLEEQLAGAHQQVSALQQGAGVRDGATEEEGTVELGPKRLWKDDAGRVEELQELLEKQNFELSQARERLVSLTASVAELEEDLGTARRDLIRSEEQSSKHQRDLREALAQKDDMEERITTLEKRYLAAQREATSIHDLNDKLENELANKESLHRQCEEKARHLQELLEVAEQKLQQTMRKAETLPEVEAELAQRIAALTKAEERHGNIEEHLRQLEGQLEEKNQELARVRQREKMNEDHNKRLSDTVDRLLSESNERLQLHLKERMAALEEKNTLIQELESSQRQIEEQHHHKGRLSEEIEKLRQEVDQLKGRGGPFVDGVHSRSRSGSAADVRFSLGTAPHAPSGLHRRYSALREESAKDWEPSPLPAAAPVFDSDPEISDVDEDEPGGLVGSVDVASPGGHSDAQTLAMMLQEQLDAINEEIRMIQEEKESTELRAEEIETRVSSGSVEALNLTQLRKRGSIPTSLTALSLASASPPLSGRSTPKLASRSAAQDLDRMGVMTLPSDLRKHRRKLLSPVSREENREDKATIKCETSPPSSPRTLRLEKLGHPALSQEEGRSALEDQGSNPSSSNSSQDSLHKGAKRKGIKSSIGRLFGKKEKGRLIQLSRDGATGHVMLTDSELGLQEPMVPAKLGTQAEKDRRLKKKHQLLEDARRKGMPFAQWDGPTVVSWLELWVGMPAWYVAACRANVKSGAIMSALSDTEIQREIGISNALHRLKLRLAIQEMVSLTSPSAPPTSRTSSGNVWVTHEEMETLATPTKTDSEEGSWAQTLAYGDMNHEWIGNEWLPSLGLPQYRSYFMECLVDARMLDHLTKKDLRVHLKMVDSFHRTSLQYGIMCLKRLNYDRKELERRREESQHEIKDVLVWTNDQVVHWVQSIGLRDYAGNLQESGVHGALLALDENFDHNTLALVLQIPTQNTQAFLI, from the exons ATGTGCGAGGTCATGCCCACAATCAACGAGGGGGACCCCCTGGGTCCCCCCCATGGCGCCGATGCTGACGCCAACTTCGAGCAGCTGATGGTGAACATGCTGGATGAGCGGGAGAAGTTGCTGGAGTCCCTCCGGGAGAGTCAGGAGACCTTGGCTGCCACGCAGAGCCGGCTGCAGGACGCCCTGCACGAGCGGGACCAGCTGCAGCGCCACCTCAACTCCGCCCTCCCCCAG GAATTTGCCACCTTGACCCGGGAGCTGAGCATGTGTCGGGAGCAGCTTctagaaagggaggaagagatctcagagctgaaggcagagcggAATAACACCAGG ttACTCCTGGAGCATCTGGAGTGCCTGGTGTCACGCCACGAGCGGTCGCTGCGCATGACCGTGGTGAAGCGCCAGGCCCAGTCGCCGTCAGGGGTCTCCAGTGAGGTGGAGGTGCTGAAGGCCCTCAAGTCGCTGTTCGAGCACCACAAGGCCCTGGACGAGAAG GTGCGGGAGCGGCTCCGAGCGGCCCTGGAGCGTGTGACCACCTTGGAAGAGCAGCTGGCAGGTGCCCACCAGCAG GTGTCTGCCCtgcagcagggggcaggggttcGGGATGGAGCGACAGAAGAGGAGGGGACCGTGGAGCTGGGACCCAAGCGGCTGTGGAAG GACGACGCGGGCCGGGTGGAGGAGCTGCAGGAGCTCCTGGAGAAGCAGAACTTTGAGCTGAGCCAGGCTCGGGAGCGGCTGGTCAGCCTGACGGCGTCGGTGGCCGAGCTGGAGGAGGACCTGGGCACCGCGCGCCGGGACCTCATCAGGTCAGAGGAGCAGAGCAGCAAGCATCAGCGGGACCTCCGGGAG gccctggcccagaAGGACGACATGGAGGAGAGGATCACGACACTAGAGAAGCGCTACCTGGCTGCTCAGCGTGAGGCCACGTCCATCCACGACCTCAACGACAAGCTGGAGAATGAGCTGGCCAACAAGGAGTCCCTGCACCGCCAG TGTGAGGAGAAGGCCCGGCACCTGCAGGAGCTGCTGGAGGTGGCGGAGCAGAAGCTGCAGCAGACGATGCGCAAGGCGGAGACGCTGCCCGAGGTGGAGGCCGAGCTGGCGCAGAGGATCGCGGCCCTCACCAAG GCTGAAGAAAGGCACGGCAACATTGAGGAGCATCTGCGACAGCTGGAGGGTCAACTGGAGGAGAAGAACCAGGAGCTGGCGAGG GTGCGCCAGCGGGAGAAGATGAACGAGGACCACAACAAGCGGCTGTCGGACACCGTGGACAGGCTGCTCAGCGAGTCCAACGAGCGGCTGCAGCTGCACCTCAAGGAGCGAATGGCGGCCCTGGAGGAGAAG AACACGCTGATCCAGGAGCTGGAGAGCTCCCAGCGGCAGATCGAGGAGCAGCACCATCACAAG GGCCGCCTGTCTGAAGAGATTGAGAAGCTGCGCCAAGAGGTGGACCAGCTGAAGGGTCGAGGGGGGCCGTTTGTGGATGGCGTCCACTCCAG GTCGCGCTCAGGCAGTGCAGCGGATGTGCGCTTCTCCCTCGGCACAGCCCCCCACGCGCCCTCAGGCCTGCACCGCCGCTACTCGGCCCTGCGGGAGGAGTCTGCCaag GACTGGGAGCCGTCCCCACTGCCTGCCGCCGCCCCGGTCTTTGACAGTGACCCCGAGATCTCCGACGTGGATGAGGACGAGCCCGGGGGCCTGGTGGGCTCCGTGGACGTTGCCTCCCCCGGCGGCCACTCGGATGCGCAGACCCTGGCCATGATGCTGCAGGAGCAGCTGGACGCCATCAACGAAGAGATCAG GATGATCCAGGAGGAGAAGGAGTCCACGGAGTTGCGTGCCGAGGAGATTGAGACTCGAGTGAGCAGCGGCAGCGTGGAGGCCCTCAACCTGACTCAGCTGCGCAAGCGTGGCTCCATCCCCACCTCACTGACCGCCCTGTCCCTGGCCAGCGCGTCCCCTCCACTCAGTGGCCGCTCCACACCCAAGCTGGCCTCCCGCAGTGCTGCCCAGGACCTGGACCGCATGGGGGTCATGACCCTG CCCAGTGACTTAAGAAAACATAGGAGGAAGCTGCTG TCGCCAGTGTCTCGGGAAGAGAACCGAGAGGATAAAGCCACCATAAAATGTGAgacttctcctccttcctcacccaGGACGCTGCGGCTAGAGAAACTTGGCCATCCAGCCCTGAGCCAGGAAGAAGGCAGGAG TGCTTTGGAGGATCAGGGCAGCAAccccagcagcagcaacagcagccagGACTCCTTGCACAAGGGCGCCAAGCGCAAGGGCATCAAGTCGTCCATCGGCCGCCTGTTcgggaagaaagagaagggccGGCTCATCCAGCTGAGCCGGGACGGAGCCACGGGCCACG TCATGCTGACAGACTCCGAGCTTGGTCTGCAGGAGCCCATGGTGCCTGCCAAGCTGGGGACCCAGGCAGAGAAGGACCGGCGGCTGAAGAAGAA ACACCAGCTGCTTGAGGATGCTCGCAGGAAGGGAATGCCCTTCGCCCAGTGGGACGGCCCCACTGTGGTCTCCTGGCTGGAG CTCTGGGTGGGGATGCCTGCCTGGTACGTGGCCGCCTGCCGGGCCAACGTCAAGAGTGGCGCCATCATGTCGGCCCTGTCGGACACGGAGATCCAGCGTGAGATCGGCATCAGCAACGCCCTGCACCGCCTCAAGCTCCGGCTGGCCATCCAGGAGATGGTGTCGCTGACCAGCCCGtccgccccgcccacctcccggACC TCTTCTGGGAATGTCTGGGTCACCCACGAAGAGATGGAGACTCTGGCGACACCCACCAAGACA GACAGTGAGGAAGGCAGCTGGGCTCAG ACCCTGGCCTACGGGGACATGAACCACGAGTGGATTGGGAACGAGTGGCTCCCCAGCCTGGGGCTCCCCCAGTACCGCAGCTACTTCATGGAGTGCCTGGTGGATGCCCGCATGCTGGACCACCTCACCAAGAAGGACCTGCGGGTCCACCTGAAGATGGTGGACAGCTTCCACAG GACCAGTCTTCAGTACGGCATCATGTGTCTGAAGAGGCTCAATTACGACCGGAAGGAGCTAGAGAGACGACGGGAGGAAAGCCAGCATGAGATCAAGG ACGTGCTCGTCTGGACCAACGACCAGGTGGTGCACTGGGTGCAGTCCATTGGGCTCCGGGATTACGCAGGAAACCTGCAGGAGAGCGGCGTGCACGGAGCCCTGCTGGCCCTGGACGAGAACTTCGACCACAACACGCTGGCCCTGGTCCTGCAGATCCCCACGCAGAACACCCAG GCTTTCCTCATATAG